Proteins from a single region of Rhodospirillales bacterium:
- the ccrA gene encoding crotonyl-CoA carboxylase/reductase, whose amino-acid sequence MEKQLYNIGEQPPLGEVPAKMNAWLIRENRFGQPTSSFQKEVVDVPAIADDDVLVYVMAAGVNYNNVWAALGIPVNVIKARQKGGEKEDFHIGGSDASGIVYAVGKDVKNVKVGDEVVVHCATWDRNDPWVTAGNDPMYSPSFRIWGYETNFGSFAQFTRVQAHQCMPKPKHMTWEEAASYVLVAATAWRMLHGWPEHEMQPDDPVLIWGGAGGLGSMAIQIAKAAGAIPVAVVSGDDKVDYCVKLGAKGCIDRRKFDHWGMLPHWKDTVGYNSWLKGVRAFGAAIWDVLGEKRSPKVVFEHPGESTIPTSMFVCDTGGQIVICAGTTGYNATIDLRYLWMRQKRFQGSHFANDEQCYAMNELALAGKLNPCMSRAFTYEELPLAHQLMHDNQHPHGNMAVLIGAPDFGLGKSAPAPTAAATPTLPKGDLHDPKARHPYPVSAPLPDVATVFEVPEIHDDGTLVRDRMHAGIVSCARTDSVAAAGKVMIDNDIHALMVIENDRAVGVLSQTDIVLARQGRTMEEARSLTVGSVMTEGCATIDAGEKLSFAISEMMKRRIHRLVVTEKGVPVGVLSMTDIVRNLIG is encoded by the coding sequence ATGGAAAAGCAGCTCTACAACATCGGTGAGCAACCGCCCCTCGGCGAAGTTCCCGCGAAGATGAACGCCTGGTTGATCCGCGAGAACCGGTTCGGCCAACCGACCTCATCGTTCCAGAAGGAAGTGGTTGATGTCCCGGCAATCGCCGACGATGACGTTCTCGTCTACGTCATGGCCGCCGGCGTTAATTACAACAACGTCTGGGCTGCTCTCGGTATTCCCGTCAATGTCATCAAGGCGCGGCAGAAAGGTGGCGAGAAAGAAGACTTCCATATTGGCGGATCCGATGCATCGGGTATCGTTTATGCCGTCGGCAAGGATGTCAAGAACGTCAAGGTCGGTGACGAAGTCGTTGTTCACTGCGCGACCTGGGATCGCAATGATCCGTGGGTAACAGCCGGCAATGATCCGATGTATTCGCCATCGTTCCGGATCTGGGGTTACGAGACCAATTTCGGCAGCTTTGCGCAGTTCACGCGTGTGCAGGCGCACCAGTGCATGCCGAAGCCGAAGCACATGACCTGGGAAGAGGCGGCCTCCTACGTTCTCGTCGCCGCGACTGCTTGGCGTATGCTGCATGGCTGGCCGGAACACGAGATGCAGCCGGACGATCCAGTGCTGATCTGGGGCGGTGCCGGCGGGCTCGGCTCGATGGCCATTCAGATCGCCAAGGCTGCCGGCGCCATTCCGGTCGCCGTCGTTTCTGGCGACGACAAGGTCGATTATTGCGTCAAGCTCGGCGCCAAGGGGTGCATCGATCGGCGCAAGTTCGACCACTGGGGCATGCTGCCGCACTGGAAGGACACGGTTGGCTACAATAGCTGGCTGAAGGGGGTTCGCGCCTTCGGCGCCGCGATCTGGGATGTGCTGGGAGAGAAGCGGAGCCCCAAGGTGGTCTTCGAGCATCCGGGCGAGTCCACGATCCCGACCTCGATGTTCGTCTGCGACACGGGCGGTCAGATCGTCATCTGCGCTGGCACAACCGGCTATAATGCTACGATCGATCTGCGCTACCTTTGGATGCGGCAAAAGCGGTTCCAGGGGTCGCACTTCGCCAACGACGAGCAGTGCTATGCGATGAACGAGCTGGCGCTCGCCGGTAAGCTCAATCCCTGCATGTCGCGGGCGTTCACCTACGAAGAACTGCCACTGGCGCATCAACTCATGCATGACAACCAGCATCCGCACGGAAACATGGCGGTCCTGATCGGTGCTCCCGATTTTGGCCTGGGCAAGAGCGCGCCGGCGCCGACTGCCGCCGCCACCCCGACCCTGCCGAAGGGCGATCTCCACGATCCGAAGGCGCGGCATCCCTATCCGGTTTCGGCGCCGCTCCCGGATGTCGCCACGGTCTTCGAAGTGCCGGAGATTCACGACGACGGCACGCTGGTCCGCGATCGCATGCACGCCGGCATCGTCTCGTGTGCCCGGACCGATTCCGTGGCTGCGGCCGGAAAGGTGATGATTGATAACGACATCCATGCGTTGATGGTGATCGAGAACGACCGCGCGGTGGGCGTTCTGTCCCAGACCGACATTGTCCTCGCTCGCCAGGGGCGGACGATGGAAGAGGCGCGGAGCTTGACCGTCGGTTCTGTGATGACCGAAGGGTGTGCCACCATTGATGCGGGCGAGAAGCTGTCGTTCGCCATCTCCGAAATGATGAAGCGGCGGATCCATCGCCTCGTTGTCACCGAAAAGGGCGTGCCGGTCGGCGTTCTGTCGATGACCGACATCGTGCGTAATCTGATCGGCTAA
- a CDS encoding acyl-CoA/acyl-ACP dehydrogenase → MDVAVAEKTNPLLQDLVPSCRDALSAAQHLLVEARKGVSAMVVRGGRIDADLLDQNQTAAHGYAWLATYVAGLQQMLAWSERLDEGGQLTELEQLLLQTAFGEYLSQIAGGIPMTQVEIVRPRDMGVTDDALQAFCTPTVTRLISCGNSGAGRMRIAQLVADGNFGNLGIDETLELVRDQFRRFAEEKVIPFAQGWHERDELIPIEIIQEMAELGVFGLTIPEEFGGLEMEKMAMCVVTEELSRGYIGVGSLGTRSEIAAELIRLGGTDEQKHHWLPKLASGEILPTAVFTEPNTGSDLGSLRTRAVKSGDDYKITGNKTWITHAARTDLMTLLARTDPSTKDWKGLSMFLAEKPRGEPGNPFPAEGMTGGEIAVLGYRGMKEYELGFDDFTVPAKNLLGQHEGQGFKQLMATFESARIQTAARAVGVAQNALELGMKYGQERIQFGRPIFEFPRVAAKVAWMVVETMIARQLTYDSARQKDSDRRCDIEAGMAKLLAARVAWSNADNALQIHGGNGYALEYPISRVLCDSRILSVFEGAAEIQAQVIARGLLSARS, encoded by the coding sequence ATGGACGTCGCCGTCGCCGAGAAAACAAATCCACTGCTTCAAGACCTCGTCCCGTCCTGCCGCGATGCACTGAGTGCAGCGCAACACCTGCTCGTTGAGGCCCGTAAGGGCGTCTCGGCAATGGTCGTCCGTGGCGGGCGGATCGACGCCGATCTGCTCGACCAGAATCAGACGGCGGCGCACGGTTATGCATGGCTCGCCACGTATGTCGCCGGCCTTCAGCAGATGCTGGCCTGGTCCGAACGGCTTGACGAGGGCGGCCAGCTGACCGAACTCGAGCAGCTCCTTTTGCAGACGGCATTCGGCGAATATCTCTCGCAGATCGCCGGCGGCATTCCGATGACCCAGGTTGAGATCGTCCGGCCCCGCGATATGGGCGTGACCGACGACGCCCTGCAGGCGTTTTGCACGCCCACGGTCACCCGCTTGATCAGTTGCGGCAACTCCGGTGCCGGCAGGATGCGTATCGCCCAGCTGGTCGCCGACGGCAATTTTGGCAATCTTGGCATCGACGAAACACTCGAACTCGTTCGCGACCAGTTCCGCCGCTTCGCCGAAGAGAAGGTCATTCCCTTCGCCCAGGGATGGCACGAGCGCGACGAACTCATCCCTATCGAAATCATCCAGGAGATGGCCGAGCTCGGTGTTTTCGGCCTGACCATTCCCGAGGAATTCGGCGGCCTCGAGATGGAAAAGATGGCAATGTGTGTTGTCACCGAGGAACTCAGCCGCGGCTATATTGGTGTCGGCTCGCTCGGCACCCGCTCGGAAATCGCCGCCGAATTGATCCGCCTCGGGGGAACCGACGAGCAGAAGCACCATTGGCTGCCCAAGCTGGCGTCCGGCGAGATTTTACCGACAGCCGTGTTCACCGAACCGAACACGGGTTCGGACCTGGGCAGCCTTCGCACCCGCGCGGTGAAATCCGGCGACGACTATAAGATTACCGGAAACAAGACCTGGATTACCCACGCCGCCCGCACCGACTTGATGACGCTGCTCGCCCGAACCGACCCTTCGACGAAGGACTGGAAGGGTCTGTCGATGTTCCTTGCCGAAAAGCCACGCGGCGAGCCCGGCAATCCGTTCCCGGCCGAAGGCATGACCGGCGGCGAGATCGCCGTGCTCGGGTATCGCGGCATGAAGGAGTACGAACTCGGCTTTGACGACTTCACCGTGCCGGCGAAAAACCTTCTGGGGCAGCACGAAGGCCAAGGCTTCAAGCAGCTCATGGCGACATTCGAAAGCGCCCGCATCCAAACTGCTGCGCGGGCCGTCGGCGTTGCCCAGAACGCCCTGGAACTTGGAATGAAGTACGGTCAGGAACGGATTCAGTTCGGCCGGCCGATCTTCGAGTTCCCGCGTGTCGCTGCCAAGGTTGCGTGGATGGTGGTCGAAACGATGATCGCCCGGCAACTCACCTACGACAGCGCCCGGCAGAAAGACAGTGATCGCCGCTGTGATATCGAGGCCGGCATGGCCAAGCTGCTCGCCGCCCGGGTGGCATGGTCGAACGCCGATAACGCGTTGCAGATCCACGGTGGGAACGGCTACGCGCTTGAATATCCGATCTCGCGGGTCCTGTGCGACTCGCGCATCCTCAGCGTGTTCGAGGGCGCGGCGGAGATCCAGGCGCAGGTCATCGCTCGCGGGCTGCTGTCGGCACGAAGCTGA
- a CDS encoding HIG1 domain-containing protein: MNSILPVLLGIAMLATVVILVAGIIAFAFNSGLNAKYSHTLMKARVVCQGVAIALFGAIMLLHLA; the protein is encoded by the coding sequence ATGAATAGTATTCTTCCGGTGCTTCTGGGTATCGCCATGCTCGCGACGGTGGTCATTCTCGTCGCCGGCATCATCGCCTTCGCGTTTAACAGCGGACTCAATGCGAAGTATTCGCATACCTTGATGAAGGCGCGCGTCGTTTGCCAAGGGGTTGCGATCGCGCTGTTCGGGGCCATCATGCTGTTGCATCTCGCCTGA
- a CDS encoding cob(I)yrinic acid a,c-diamide adenosyltransferase, producing the protein MVTLTRIYTRGGDAGETSLGNGARVPKYDRRVEAYGTVDEANAVIGIARLHANAQADEMLARIQNDLFDLGADLCTPEGGRKSEDALRIVDSQVERLEREIDAMNAELKPLASFILPGGTAVAAHLHLARTVARRAERIICDVAATDQINPAAVRYVNRLSDHLFVLARWENEKGIRDVLWVPGGNR; encoded by the coding sequence ATGGTAACCTTGACCCGTATCTATACGCGCGGCGGTGACGCCGGAGAGACGTCGTTGGGTAACGGTGCGCGCGTGCCGAAGTATGACCGGCGTGTCGAGGCGTACGGAACCGTCGACGAGGCCAACGCGGTGATCGGCATCGCCCGCCTGCACGCAAACGCGCAGGCCGACGAAATGCTCGCGCGCATTCAGAACGACCTGTTTGACCTCGGCGCGGACCTCTGCACGCCCGAAGGCGGCCGAAAGAGCGAAGACGCGCTACGCATCGTCGATTCTCAGGTCGAGCGCCTCGAGCGTGAGATCGACGCGATGAACGCCGAGCTTAAACCGCTCGCCTCGTTCATTCTGCCCGGGGGAACCGCAGTCGCCGCGCACCTGCACCTAGCCCGGACGGTGGCACGCCGCGCCGAACGCATCATCTGCGATGTGGCGGCGACGGACCAGATCAATCCCGCCGCCGTGCGCTACGTCAACCGGCTTTCCGATCATCTTTTCGTCCTCGCGCGCTGGGAGAACGAAAAGGGGATACGCGACGTTTTGTGGGTGCCCGGCGGCAACCGGTAG
- the lipB gene encoding lipoyl(octanoyl) transferase LipB, with protein MQRQGCARATRPFAVGDDDRHEWLKSVAPVAYPTALQFMERRVNAIIAAQAPEAIWLLEHPPIYTCGTSAADAELLDRQRFPVYRTGRGGRITYHGPGQRVGYVMLDLKRRGADVHNFVASLEAWLIASLASFEIKAHTSPGRIGIWVDTGFAGEAKIAAIGVRVRRWVSFHGFALNVAPNLEHFAGIVPCGIADRGVTSLRALGLDVDMADVDAALRTSFPAVFTSSSASRPVI; from the coding sequence ATGCAACGTCAAGGTTGCGCGCGCGCCACGCGACCTTTCGCAGTCGGCGACGATGATCGGCATGAATGGCTCAAGAGCGTTGCGCCGGTCGCCTATCCAACGGCGCTCCAATTCATGGAACGCCGGGTGAACGCCATCATCGCGGCGCAGGCGCCGGAGGCGATCTGGCTGCTCGAGCACCCGCCGATCTATACCTGCGGCACCAGCGCCGCCGACGCCGAACTGCTCGATCGACAGCGATTTCCCGTTTACCGCACCGGTCGCGGCGGGCGCATCACCTACCACGGCCCTGGTCAACGCGTCGGGTACGTCATGCTCGACCTGAAGCGACGCGGCGCGGATGTCCATAACTTTGTCGCCAGCCTCGAGGCGTGGTTAATCGCATCGCTCGCGTCATTCGAGATCAAGGCCCATACCAGCCCGGGCCGGATCGGGATCTGGGTCGATACGGGCTTCGCGGGCGAGGCGAAAATCGCGGCGATCGGCGTCCGTGTCCGCCGCTGGGTCAGCTTCCACGGCTTCGCGCTCAACGTCGCCCCCAACCTCGAACATTTCGCCGGCATCGTGCCCTGCGGCATCGCCGATCGCGGCGTTACGTCTCTGAGGGCGCTCGGACTCGACGTCGACATGGCGGACGTGGACGCGGCGCTGCGAACAAGCTTCCCCGCGGTCTTCACTTCCAGCTCGGCAAGCCGTCCGGTGATCTGA
- a CDS encoding electron transfer flavoprotein subunit beta/FixA family protein, whose translation MKILVCIKRVVDYNVKIRVKPDKTGVETANVKMSMNPFDEIGVEEAVRLKEAGKAKEIIAVSMGPAQAQETIRTALAIGADRGILVQADEDLQPLAVAKLLKSIIDKEQPSLVFLGKQAIDDDSNQTGQMLAGLLGWPQATFASKVTVGDDGLSVTREVDGGLESLELKLPAVVTVDLRLNTPRYASLPNIMKAKKKPIETIKAAEAGIDIASRLTTVQVEEPAKRKAGVKVGSVAELIEKLRNEAKVI comes from the coding sequence ATGAAAATCCTCGTCTGCATAAAGCGCGTTGTCGACTACAACGTCAAGATCCGTGTCAAACCGGACAAGACGGGCGTCGAAACAGCAAACGTCAAAATGTCGATGAACCCGTTCGACGAGATCGGGGTCGAAGAGGCCGTACGGCTTAAGGAAGCGGGTAAAGCAAAGGAGATCATCGCGGTCTCTATGGGGCCGGCGCAGGCACAAGAAACGATCCGCACCGCGCTTGCGATCGGTGCAGACCGCGGAATCCTCGTGCAGGCGGATGAGGACCTGCAGCCGCTGGCGGTCGCCAAGCTTCTCAAGTCGATCATCGATAAGGAGCAGCCAAGCCTCGTCTTTCTTGGCAAGCAGGCGATCGACGACGATTCGAATCAGACGGGGCAAATGCTTGCCGGCCTCCTTGGCTGGCCGCAGGCGACGTTCGCATCGAAGGTTACGGTCGGCGACGACGGGCTGTCGGTCACGCGCGAAGTCGACGGCGGACTCGAATCGCTCGAACTCAAGCTTCCGGCGGTGGTGACTGTCGATCTGCGACTGAATACCCCCCGGTACGCGAGCCTGCCGAACATCATGAAGGCGAAGAAGAAGCCGATCGAGACGATCAAGGCGGCGGAGGCCGGCATCGATATCGCGTCGCGGCTGACGACCGTGCAGGTCGAAGAGCCGGCGAAGCGAAAAGCCGGCGTGAAGGTGGGCAGCGTCGCTGAACTGATCGAGAAACTCCGCAACGAGGCGAAGGTGATCTGA
- a CDS encoding electron transfer flavoprotein subunit alpha/FixB family protein yields MSVLVLVEHDNTHLKPATLNTVTAALALGSPTLLVVGSGCAAVADAAAKIAGVEKVLLADAPFHAHPLAESIAPLIVGLAPGYTHILAAATTTGKNVLPRAAALLDVAMLSDVSAVVDADTFVRPIYAGNAMATVKSSDAIKVISVRTTGFDAAAADGGSATVETIDPGSESALTKVVGQELTKSERPELTAARVIVAGGRGMGNGENFKLIDAIADKLGAAVGASRAAVDAGFVPNDYQVGQTGKVVAPELYIAVGISGAIQHLAGMKDSKVIVAINKDEEAPIFQVADYGLVADLFQALPELAASLQK; encoded by the coding sequence ATGAGCGTTCTCGTTCTTGTCGAACACGACAATACACACCTCAAGCCCGCAACCTTGAACACCGTGACGGCGGCGCTGGCGCTCGGCTCGCCAACGCTGCTGGTTGTCGGATCGGGCTGTGCTGCGGTCGCTGACGCCGCGGCGAAGATCGCCGGCGTCGAAAAGGTCCTCCTCGCCGACGCGCCGTTTCACGCGCATCCGCTGGCGGAATCGATCGCGCCGCTGATCGTCGGTCTCGCGCCTGGCTATACCCACATCCTCGCCGCAGCGACGACGACCGGCAAGAATGTCCTACCGCGTGCGGCGGCCCTTCTCGATGTCGCTATGCTCTCGGATGTCAGTGCGGTCGTCGATGCCGATACCTTCGTCAGGCCGATCTATGCCGGGAATGCCATGGCCACGGTGAAGAGCAGCGACGCGATCAAGGTTATTTCCGTCCGCACCACCGGCTTCGACGCGGCGGCGGCGGATGGCGGCTCGGCTACGGTCGAAACCATCGATCCGGGCAGCGAGTCGGCGTTAACCAAGGTCGTCGGTCAGGAATTGACCAAGAGCGAACGGCCGGAATTGACCGCGGCACGCGTGATCGTCGCTGGCGGTCGCGGCATGGGTAATGGCGAGAACTTCAAGCTGATCGATGCCATTGCCGATAAACTCGGCGCGGCGGTCGGCGCATCCAGAGCGGCGGTTGACGCCGGGTTCGTGCCCAATGACTATCAGGTCGGGCAGACCGGCAAGGTCGTCGCGCCGGAGCTCTATATCGCTGTGGGTATTTCCGGCGCTATCCAGCATCTCGCCGGAATGAAGGACTCGAAAGTGATCGTCGCCATCAATAAGGATGAGGAGGCGCCGATTTTCCAGGTTGCCGATTATGGCCTCGTTGCCGACCTCTTCCAGGCATTGCCCGAATTGGCCGCCTCGTTGCAGAAGTGA
- a CDS encoding 3-hydroxybutyryl-CoA dehydrogenase, protein MGRNNVGVIGAGQMGTGIVHVCAESGFDVYFMDISQERLDESVKSIEEEFSRLVEKGRLSAESARSALLRITTGTGYDGFRDCHVIIEAAVEDEAVKKSIFKQLCPVLPPDAIITTNTSTLSITRLAAQTDRPGRFLGTHFMNPVPKMELVELIRGIATEEDTYRELHDFAIQLHKIPISAEDFPAFVVNRIVMPMINEAIYTLYEGVGSVESIDTAMRLGTHHPMGPLELADFIGLDTCLGVMHTLHDGLSDSKYRPCPLLVKYVEAGWLGRKAGRGFYDYSGDRPVPTR, encoded by the coding sequence ATGGGTCGCAACAACGTCGGCGTGATCGGCGCAGGGCAGATGGGCACCGGCATTGTCCATGTCTGCGCCGAATCCGGGTTTGATGTCTACTTCATGGACATCAGCCAGGAGCGGCTGGACGAGTCGGTAAAAAGCATCGAAGAGGAGTTTTCCCGGCTCGTCGAAAAAGGACGGCTGAGCGCGGAATCAGCGCGCTCAGCCCTCTTGCGGATCACGACAGGCACTGGCTATGACGGCTTTCGCGACTGCCACGTCATCATCGAGGCGGCAGTCGAAGATGAGGCGGTGAAGAAGTCGATCTTTAAGCAGCTTTGCCCCGTCTTGCCGCCGGATGCGATCATCACCACCAATACATCGACGCTGTCCATTACCCGCCTTGCCGCGCAGACCGACCGCCCCGGCCGCTTTCTCGGCACGCATTTTATGAATCCGGTGCCGAAGATGGAGCTCGTCGAGCTCATTCGCGGCATTGCCACGGAGGAAGACACCTATCGAGAGCTTCACGACTTTGCGATCCAGCTCCATAAGATCCCGATCAGCGCCGAGGATTTTCCGGCGTTTGTCGTCAATCGGATCGTAATGCCGATGATCAATGAAGCCATCTACACCCTTTACGAGGGCGTTGGATCGGTCGAGAGCATCGATACCGCAATGCGCCTCGGCACCCATCATCCAATGGGACCGCTCGAACTGGCCGATTTCATCGGTCTCGACACGTGCCTCGGCGTGATGCATACGTTGCATGATGGCTTGTCTGATTCGAAATACCGGCCTTGTCCGCTCTTGGTCAAGTACGTCGAGGCAGGGTGGCTCGGGCGTAAGGCTGGGCGGGGCTTTTACGACTACTCCGGCGACCGTCCGGTACCCACGCGATAG